A region of the Vigna unguiculata cultivar IT97K-499-35 chromosome 9, ASM411807v1, whole genome shotgun sequence genome:
CCCTCCTGGGCCctcctcttcctcctcttcaCCCTCCTCACCTTTCTCTCCCTCCACCTTCCCGCCAGGCCCGTCTGGCTCCTCGCCGGTCCCCACCCTGGGCCCTATCCAACATCATGCGCAGCCTTCTTCCGCGACGTTCCGCCCAGGAAGGTCGTCATGTCCATCCAGGACTTCGGCGGCGTCGGCGACGGCACCACTTCCAACACTGAATCGTTCCGGAGGGCGGTTCAGTACATGCAGCGCTTCCAGAACCGCGGTGGGGGCCAGCTGAATATCCCCGCCGGAACCTGGCTCACCGGCAGCTTCAATCTCACGAGTAATTTCACGCTTTTTCTTGAACACGGTGCCGTTATTCTCGCTTCACAGGTCtcgattatttttatttcgtttttttttgttcttgtgTTCCGTTTAGATTGTGGTTCACGAGTAGTTTATGCATTAAATTGTTTCGTTTCAATAAAGGTTGATCATAACCGGCTTGGTTGAGGAGGAATATGCGGTGGGTTCCGCTCGTGGTTTTTcatttgtctttttcttttttccgttttatgaaaaaaaattagaataaataactTCCTTTTAAAAGtcaccttttttattttattttttatcggaaattgttgtttttcttcAGAAAAGAGGTGAAAAATTGCTTTTTGACTTCTGTGGCGACAAATGGTACAATTAGCAACCACATGGTACCGACCAAATCATGCTTGATTgatgacttttttattttggtttagtTGGTAAATGCCTTGACGTTGATTATGCTTCTGAGAAATGATTAGAGCATTGTTTtgtttattcattaatttaaattttgattttcagGACCCGAAAGAATGGCCGATAATTGAGGCATTGCCATCTTATGGAAGAGGGAGAGAGAGGCTTGGAGGAAGGCATATTAGCCTTATTCATGGAAATGGCATTAGCAATGTTGTTATTACAGGTAAAACATGAgggtttttttttctacttcttcAATTCATTTGGTGCAACAACCAATTAATCGAGGAAATGTCAGAaaaatgttttagaaaaaaaaaattcctcaAGTCATGAACAATGTTAGAAAAACATTATGGGGAAAAATGTCAATTTGGATTAATTATAATAAGTCTGTGGGACTCCACAGACTACCCCAGACAAAGGTTAGATCACATATTTGACTActattttatacatttcaaCGCAATTAGTGATTCCATTAGAAAGGAAAAAGACGAGATTATTTAATTCAAGTTTGCTACTATTGTACGCCACCGTTAAATAATTGAGTATGTGGTTAACATATTGTAGGCATGCATTTTATTAGATATATCTGGCTTTGTAGGACAAAATGGGACAGTTGATGGTCAAGGAAAGATGTGGTGGGAACTTTGGTGGAACAGAACATTGGAGCATACAAGAGGGCACCTCCTTGAACTAATTAACTCGGATAATGTTCTCATATCAAACCTCACCTTTCGAAATTCTCCTTTTTGGACCATCCATCCTGTTTATTGCAGGTTTGATCCTTTTGGCTATTTTCACTTCTGTTAGTATGTCTGTTTCACAGTTTACAAAATCACTCCATCGAATGCCAACTTGGAAATTTAATATCTTCAATTTGTTGGTTGTCTTTTTATATTCTTGGTAATTATAAGGAACATGTAAGAAACCAGGTTCAGTTAACACTTGTATGTTTTTAGCTTTTTTTAACCACAAAAACTTCACGAGATTGAATAATCTTCTGTGTTTTCTTTCAGGAATGTTGTGATCAAAGGGATGACAATCTTGGCTCCCCTTAATGCTCCAAATACTGATGGCATAGACCCAGGTTTGTCTTATTCCACTGTTACTCTTTATCCTCTTTTCTTCCATTCTGTTATCAATGCTTGACAGTAAGCAAGTTGGTAATGAATTTCGTTTCTGATAATACAGACTCAAGTTCCAATGTATGCATTGAAGATAACTACATAGAAAGTGGGGATGATCTTGTTGCCATTAAGAGTGGTTGGGATCAATATGGAATCAACGTGGCCCATCCTTCTACAAATATTATAGTGAGGAGAATATCAGGCACTACCCCCACTTGTTCTGGAGTAGGCATAGGAAGTGAAATGTCTGGTGGAATTTCAAATATCATAATTGAGAATTTGCATGTGTGGGATTCTGCAGCTGGTGTTCGGATAAAATCTGACAAGGGCAGAGGAGGCTATGTAGCTAATGTTTCTATAAGTGACATAAGAATGGAGAGAGTCAAGATACCCATTAGGTTCAGTAGAGGTTCAAATGACCATCCTGATGATGGGTGGGATCCAAAAGCTGTTCCTAGATTCAAAGATATTTTGATCAGTAATGTGGTCAGCATAAATTCAACAAAAGCCCCAGTTTTGGAAGGTGTAGAGGGTTCATCATTTGAAGGCTTATGCTTCAAAAACATTACTCTGCATGGTGTTGCCTTATCCAAAAGATGGCGTTGTGAATATGTCTCTGGTTTTGCCACCGAGGTTTTCCCTGTTCCTTGTCTCGAGTTGCGGAACAATAGCTATTCATCCTGGTGTTCACCTTCCTGATATTTTACCATGTCCGGATCCTAGATAGTTCCAAGTTCCAACAGtggaaaaaaaaggtttttaaatttccTCACATTATGATTTGGTTAAGCAGTTTTTAGTCTTGCTTAAGTATATTGTTTCTGTGAGGCACACATATTGAGCTGAACTGAGTTGAACATTGAAGCCTGAATTAAGGTGAAAATTTCCTACTTTTGGGTTGTAAGGTTTGACGGCATTGGAAGGTGCGGAGTATTATTTGATTGACTTGAATACTCCTCCTTGGCCTTGGTTGGTGGAAGCTACATATCATGGAGTTGCTTAGCGGTTAGACAAGTGGTTCATTCTTGTGTTTTGCTCAAGGATGTTTTCTTTAGAACTATTTGTTACAGTTTGTATAGGCAAATTATTCTTGGTAGAGAGACCTAAAGTTGAATACAGAGAGAACTCAATACACACTGT
Encoded here:
- the LOC114164354 gene encoding probable polygalacturonase, which produces MESDKTTFAALFLTTLKRPSWALLFLLFTLLTFLSLHLPARPVWLLAGPHPGPYPTSCAAFFRDVPPRKVVMSIQDFGGVGDGTTSNTESFRRAVQYMQRFQNRGGGQLNIPAGTWLTGSFNLTSNFTLFLEHGAVILASQDPKEWPIIEALPSYGRGRERLGGRHISLIHGNGISNVVITGQNGTVDGQGKMWWELWWNRTLEHTRGHLLELINSDNVLISNLTFRNSPFWTIHPVYCRNVVIKGMTILAPLNAPNTDGIDPDSSSNVCIEDNYIESGDDLVAIKSGWDQYGINVAHPSTNIIVRRISGTTPTCSGVGIGSEMSGGISNIIIENLHVWDSAAGVRIKSDKGRGGYVANVSISDIRMERVKIPIRFSRGSNDHPDDGWDPKAVPRFKDILISNVVSINSTKAPVLEGVEGSSFEGLCFKNITLHGVALSKRWRCEYVSGFATEVFPVPCLELRNNSYSSWCSPS